In Drosophila willistoni isolate 14030-0811.24 chromosome XR unlocalized genomic scaffold, UCI_dwil_1.1 Seg41, whole genome shotgun sequence, the following are encoded in one genomic region:
- the LOC6643078 gene encoding helicase POLQ-like: MSSNKRKASNNTQINSCQQPDSKRFCNESILWPDDSQGDSFFSNAKLEDLLSGNNHSNGQLELFGTQAPTPQHNLSGSDNGLFADISFPEPSITPSPKVETKTRRDLSKINLDDDETTADEIFKQIYLNDLSVAEMEDIFHGAEDYSDPLQQNTQIFLDAVAFKKPKTVMKDTNVEVKDTIANNESHLLSKSLLESTVQGTQYETCEKLQNCSMLDPMLWDSQAFADFEKQQQQQQENIEYPTFPSKGDFYGLPDKVRRMIFEHKNIKSLYEWQDECLNLPAIRQRKNLIYALPTSGGKTLVAEILMLRELLCREKNVLFILPYVSIVQEKVSAMSPFAIALDFLVEEYTAGKGKCPPQPCRKRRRLFVASIEKGAVLMDSLIDVDRPHEIGLVVVDELHLIGEKGRGATLEALLTKVMFLNAGIQIVGMSATIGNLSEISSFLKADVYTRGFRPVELKEYIKCGTDLLQIHPNGKTPEEIFIPSRRVNFNYSPAVERADPDHLAGLISECAPEHCCLVFCPTRKNCENVALLLSRIVPKQKFLEHRQSEKVDLMDALDKICGILSPVLAKTLPYGIAYHHSGLTTDERKYIETAYRFGVITVICCTSTLAAGVNLPAKRVIIRAPYVGQEFMTLCKYKQMVGRAGRAGLGEAGESILIAQSKDNLQVGQMMFSPMDKALSSMDHLEAVGLQSLILSVIGLNLAECRRDLNRLINSTLLAVQANALDVAVDDVVLRILREMFKNKVLQLSEPQNNKINKNNCSDIITTQDINQTATTSNRSATNDRRLLIGQSTRFQLTSIGKAAFKAGIDYKRAYAIHKELKLAQHQLILTNYLHLLYLIVCFNSNERGDELFPADALRLFHAYSSLSINKQAIFRQLGFTEAHAAKLFKNQSVQGPLALQLNRLYKVLILDDILDLEPLPNVASKYNVERGTLQHLISQSIAASSAIVRLCDEIDEFWCFKPLFERILRKMDRCGTLELEPLLELPLVKINRAKQLFAAGFKSIEDIAKTHPINLVKSVEHMPLKVATEIISAAKIILMKKLDHLEEETENLKVCLQTNRE, from the exons ATGTCGTCAAATAAGCGAAAAGCAAGTAATAACACGCAGATAAATAGTTGTCAACAGCCAGATTCCAAACGATTTTGCAATGAAAGCATTTTGTGGCCAGATGACAGCCAAGGGGATAGTTTCTTTTCCAATGCTAAGTTGGAAGATTTGCTCAGTGGCAACAACCATAGTAATGGGCAGCTAGAACTCTTCGGCACTCAAGCTCCAACCCCACAGCACAATTTAAGTGGATCTGACAATGGTCTATTTGCTGATATATCTTTTCCCGAACCATCAATTACACCGTCGCCAAAGGTGGAAACTAAAACTCGTCGTGATCTCTCCAAGATCAACCTAGATGATGATGAAACCACAGCTGATGAGATCTTTAagcaaatatatttaaatgatcTCAGCGTTGCGGAAATGGAAGACATCTTCCACGGTGCAGAAGATTACAGTGATCCATTACAGCAAAATACACAAATTTTCCTAGATGCCGTGGCCTTTAAGAAACCCAAGACTGTAATGAAAGATACCAATGTGGAAGTAAAGGATACAATAGCAAACAATGAATCCCATTTGTTATCGAAGTCCTTGTTAGAATCTACAGTCCAGGGGACACAATATGAGACATGTGAGAAGCTTCAAAACTGTTCTATGCTCGATCCCATGTTGTGGGATAGTCAGGCATTTGCGGATTTCgagaagcaacagcagcagcagcaggagaatATCGAATACCCGACATTTCCCTCCAAAGGTGATTTCTATGGCCTTCCAGATAAAGTGCGCCGTATGATATTCGAGCATAAAAACATTAAGAGTTTATATG AGTGGCAAGATGAGTGCCTAAATTTGCCTGCTATACGCCAGCGAAAAAATCTTATTTATGCGTTACCCACAAGTGGAGGCAAGACATTGGTAGCCGAAATTCTGATGTTACGCGAATTACTTTGCCGGGAGAAGAATGTCTTATTTATTCTACCATATGTATCCATAGTGCAAGAAAAAGTCAGTGCCATGTCTCCATTCGCAATTGCCTTGGATTTCCTAGTCGAGGAGTATACAGCTGGCAAGGGTAAATGTCCACCACAACCATGCCGAAAGAGGCGTAGACTTTTCGTGGCCTCAATAGAAAAAGGTGCAGTCCTAATGGATAGCTTAATTGATGTGGACAGACCTCATGAGATTGGTTTGGTTGTGGTCGATGAGTTGCATTTGATTGGCGAAAAGGGTAGGGGTGCCACCTTGGAGGCTCTTCTCACCAAAGTAATGTTTCTGAATG ctGGCATCCAAATAGTGGGCATGAGTGCAACCATAGGTAATCTATCTGAGATTTCATCGTTCCTCAAGGCAGATGTGTATACCCGTGGCTTTCGACCCGTCGAATTAAAAGAATACATCAAATGTGGCACTGATCTACTACAAATTCATCCAAATGGTAAAACTCCAGAGGAGATTTTTATCCCTAGCCGTAGGGTGAACTTTAAT TATAGTCCCGCTGTGGAACGTGCCGATCCGGATCATTTGGCTGGTTTGATAAGTGAATGTGCTCCAGAACATTGTTGCCTGGTATTTTGCCCCACCCGCAAGAACTGTGAGAATGTCGCCCTTCTCCTGAGTCGTATTGTGCCCAAGCAAAAGTTCTTAGAACATCGTCAGAGCGAAAAAGTTGATCTCATGGACGCATTGGATAAAATATGTGGCATTCTTAGTCCTGTTTTGGCCAAAACTTTACCCTATGGCATTGCCTATCATCATTCGGGTCTCACGACAGATGAACGAAAATATATTGAAACCGCCTATAGATTCGGGGTCATTACTGTCATCTGTTGTACATCAACTTTGGCAGCTGGTGTCAATTTGCCAGCCAAACGGGTGATCATACGTGCTCCATATGTTGGCCAGGAATTTATGACATTGTGTAAATACAAACAAATGGTCGGACGAGCTGGTCGCGCCGGTTTGGGTGAGGCTGGCGAAAGTATATTGATTGCCCAGAGCAAGGATAATCTGCAAGTGGGTCAAATGATGTTCTCACCCATGGACAAAGCATTAAGTTCAATGGATCACTTGGAAGCAGTTGGGTTGCAG TCTCTTATTTTAAGTGTAATTGGACTTAATCTGGCTGAATGTCGTCGAGATTTGAATCGTTTAATTAATAGCACTTTGTTAGCCGTACAAGCCAATGCTCTGGATGTGGCTGTAGATGATGTGGTCCTACGTATTCTACGGGAAATGTTCAAAAACAAAGTTCTTCAACTATCGGAACCGcagaataataaaattaataaaaataattgctcAGATATTATAACGACACAGGATATTAatcaaacagcaacaacatcaaatcGCTCGGCGACAAATGATCGTCGATTGCTAATAGGCCAATCGACACGTTTTCAATTGACCAGTATAGGCAAAGCTGCCTTTAAGGCGGGCATTGATTATAAGCGGGCCTATGCAATACACAAAGAGCTGAAATTGGCTCAGCACCAGCTCATCCTAACCAATTATCTGCATTTACTGTATTTGATTGTGTGTTTTAATTCGAATGAGCGTGGCGATGAACTCTTTCCTGCCGATGCATTGCGTCTGTTTCATGCCTACTCATCGTTAAGCATAAACAAGCAAGCAATATTCCGACAATTGGGCTTCACAGAGGCTCATGCTgctaaattatttaaaaatcaatCGGTTCAAGGACCATTGGCCCTTCAATTGAATCGTCTTTACAAGGTGCTTATATTGGATGATATATTGGATTTAGAGCCACTGCCCAATGTGGCATCCAAATATAATGTGGAGCGTGGCACATTGCAGCACTTGATTAGCCAGTCTATAGCTGCCTCTAGTGCCATTGTTCGCCTCTGTGACGAAATCGATGAATTCTGGTGCTTTAAGCCATTGTTCGAGAGAATTCTACGTAAAATGGATCGCTGTGGAACCTTGGAACTGGAGCCATTATTGGAATTGCCTTTAGTCAAAATT aatcGTGCCAAGCAACTCTTTGCAGCAGGCTTTAAATCTATTGAAGATATTGCCAAAACACATCCCATAAATTTAGTTAAATCCGTCGAGCATATGCCACTAAAAGTGGCCACTGAAATTATATCAGCCGCCAAG ATAATCCTAATGAAAAAACTTGATCATTTGGAAGAGGAAACTGAAAATCTTAAAGTCTGCCTACAAACAAATCGAGAGTAA